A part of Candidatus Cloacimonas sp. genomic DNA contains:
- a CDS encoding VanZ family protein, whose protein sequence is MKIFRTIYPALFWLILIWILSSLPSQNLPSVNIIGIDKMEHFVIYAVLGCLISNWLRFKDWKLRIIIFLYLGLILLAGLDEYHQTYIRGRDVSIYDFLANASGLVIGFLFYLRKYDRS, encoded by the coding sequence ATGAAAATTTTTCGAACTATCTACCCTGCTCTATTTTGGCTTATATTGATTTGGATTTTATCTTCCTTACCGTCCCAAAATCTTCCCTCCGTGAATATAATTGGCATAGATAAAATGGAACACTTTGTCATTTATGCTGTTTTAGGTTGCTTGATTAGTAATTGGTTGAGATTTAAGGACTGGAAATTAAGGATAATTATTTTCCTGTATCTTGGGCTCATCTTGCTTGCCGGTTTGGATGAATATCATCAGACCTATATTCGAGGCAGAGATGTATCTATTTATGACTTTCTGGCAAATGCTTCCGGATTGGTAATCGGCTTTTTATTCTATCTGCGTAAATATGATAGAAGTTAA
- a CDS encoding ATP-binding cassette domain-containing protein, translated as MIEVNNLNVSLNNREILSDISFRLDNGNNLIILGRSGCGKTVLIKTLLGIYSPVSGSVIIDGTDIHRAADEQRKATKKRFAMVFQNAALLDSFTVLQNVALPLYERGEKQSKIIKEKVIHCLQMVGLENTAELYPAQLSGGMLKRIGIARALVYDPDYIIFDEPVSGLDPITAREIMFYISRIVDTASATLITITHALKDIESIGNRVLFLNEGKVIFNGSINELYSSTNGFIRQYLQ; from the coding sequence ATGATAGAAGTTAATAACCTCAATGTATCTCTTAATAATAGAGAAATATTATCCGATATCAGTTTCCGCTTGGATAATGGAAATAATCTGATTATTCTGGGAAGAAGCGGATGCGGTAAGACAGTTCTAATAAAGACGCTTTTAGGGATTTATTCTCCTGTCTCCGGAAGTGTTATTATAGACGGAACAGATATTCACAGAGCAGCCGATGAACAAAGAAAAGCGACCAAAAAACGCTTTGCGATGGTTTTTCAGAATGCTGCTTTATTGGACTCATTCACAGTTCTCCAAAATGTAGCACTCCCTCTTTATGAACGCGGAGAAAAACAAAGCAAGATAATTAAGGAAAAAGTAATTCACTGCCTTCAAATGGTTGGGTTAGAAAATACGGCAGAACTTTACCCTGCTCAGCTCAGCGGAGGAATGCTGAAAAGAATTGGAATTGCCAGAGCCCTTGTTTATGACCCTGATTATATAATTTTTGACGAACCCGTTTCTGGGCTTGATCCCATCACTGCCAGAGAAATTATGTTTTATATATCCCGCATAGTGGATACTGCTTCTGCCACTTTGATAACTATCACTCACGCTTTGAAAGATATAGAAAGCATAGGTAATCGGGTTCTTTTTTTGAATGAAGGGAAAGTAATTTTCAACGGTAGTATAAACGAATTGTATAGCTCCACCAATGGTTTTATCCGCCAATATCTGCAATGA
- a CDS encoding Gx transporter family protein yields the protein MNINNKSTLIQLAFWTAIAASVHIIEDMIMRMLPLPFIRVGFSNIVILYLIYHNKIWEAFIVNISKSILGGIATLTLLSPSTVLSLTGGLAAVIVMLFVRWLHIGFGLYGISICGAIAHNLMQLTMVRIILIKSNKVFVLTPILLSIALVSGCIIAYLTIYIDRKNYSSELKL from the coding sequence ATGAATATAAATAATAAATCCACCCTTATACAGCTTGCATTTTGGACAGCTATTGCCGCGTCTGTGCATATTATTGAAGATATGATTATGCGTATGCTGCCATTACCTTTTATCAGAGTAGGTTTTTCCAATATTGTAATACTCTATCTGATATATCACAATAAAATTTGGGAAGCATTCATCGTTAACATTAGCAAATCAATTTTAGGGGGAATCGCAACTCTCACTTTACTTAGCCCTTCCACAGTTTTATCTTTAACAGGAGGACTGGCTGCTGTAATTGTTATGTTGTTTGTTCGCTGGCTGCACATCGGATTTGGTTTATACGGAATCAGTATCTGTGGAGCTATTGCTCACAATCTTATGCAGTTAACTATGGTTCGCATTATCCTAATTAAAAGTAATAAAGTTTTTGTGTTGACACCAATCTTGCTTTCAATTGCGTTGGTTAGCGGTTGCATTATTGCATACCTAACTATATATATAGACAGGAAAAACTATAGCTCCGAATTAAAATTATGA